One Mycolicibacterium sp. ND9-15 genomic window, GCCGCGCCGCGGCGACATGTGCCAATGCCAGATCCGACACGTGAATGTAGTCACGCACGCAGGTGCCGTCGGCGGTGGGGTAGTCGGCACCGTTGATCCGCGGCGTTTCACCGCGACAGAGCATGTCGAACACCAGCGGGAAAAGATTGTGCGGGCTGACGTCGAACAGGTCCGCCGAACCCGAGCCCACCACGTTGAAGTAACGCAGGCTCGTGTGGTGTAACCCGGACGCCCGAGCCACGTCGCGAATCATCCACTCGCCCACCAGTTTGCTCACCCCGTACGGTGATTCGGGAGCCGTCGGTGTCTGTTCGGTGACGATGTCGACATCCGGGGTGCCGTAGGTGGCGGCGCTCGACGAGAACACCACGTTGTCGACGCCGACGGTGTCCATCGCCTTCAGTAGCGTGACCATCGCCGAGATGTTCTGCTCGTAGGTGTGCAGCGGCCGTTGCACGGAGACGCCCGCGTACTTGAATCCCGCGATGTGTATGACGCCGGAGACACGATGCTCCTCGAGCGTACGGACGACGAGTGGACCGTCGAGCAGGCTACCGCGCACCAAGGGGATGGCCGGAGGGACGAATCGCTCGAGGCCGGTGGAGAGGTCGTCGATGACCACCACCGGGATGCCGTCGTCGGACACCGCCCGCACGACGTGCGAACCGATGTATCCGGCGCCTCCGGTCACCAGCCAAGTCATTCGGTCTTCCTCACCTTAAGAACGGGGCCAGCATACGGACGACAGCGCGGCCAGATGCACAGCGATGCCGACCACCGGCCCGCACAGCAGCGCGATCACCGTCCGGGTCTGCAGGTCGAGCGGTAACAGCAGCAACAGCGTCGAGGCAACCGTGGCAGACACCCAGCCCAGCGAGTACGCGCGGTGCAGGGCCGCCGCCACTGCCGCCGCGCCGGTCAGTGTGAGCAACCCGATGGCGATGGCCCCGCCCGTCAACCACGCCAGCAGTGCGCCGTCGGCACGGTACTCGGCGCCGAACCCGCTGCGCAGCAACCACGGTCCGACCGTCCAGGCGGCGAGCACACCGATCAGGCCCGCACCGGTCACGACGAGCGCGGGGGCCGCGAGGGCACGCAATCGGTGTGCGCGCTGGTCGACGAAATGAGCGATCAGGTTGCCCTGCATCGCAGTCAGCGGAACGAGCAGTGGCGCCCGCGTCAGCGTGACGGCCAGGATCACGACGCCGCCCGCCGCGCCGAGGTCGCCGGAGGTCGCCTGCAGCAGCACCGGAAATCCCATGACCAGGATCGCGCTGGCCCCCGCTGCCGTGACCGAATGTGCAGCGCCACGCAGGAATGTCGCGGTGCCGACCGGGGTCAGCAGTGTCGCGGCCCGCAGGGTGGCCGGTGAGGCGATCAGCATGATCAGCCACGCCACCGCACCCGCGACGGTGGCCCACAGATAGCCGGCCAGACCCCAGCCGACCAGGAAGGTCACGACGGCCACCAGGACCCGCAGGCCCGCATCGGTCACCATGAGCGACCCGTAAGCGGTCCACCTGTCCAATCCGGCCAGGATGCCGAGCAACGTTGCGTGCAAGCAGATCCCGGCCAGGCCGACGGCCAGCAGCGTGACCGAAAGCCACCGTGCGTCGACGAATACGTGTTCAGACCACAGCGGTGAGCTGAGCGCGATCGCAACGGCCGACACCACGCCCACCACGGCGGCCACCCACATCGGACGGGTCCGTTGCGTTCCCGTCATCTCGGCGTGCGCGGCGGACCGCACCTCCCTGGTGGCCTCCTGCAACAGACCGAACGCCGCACCAGAG contains:
- the galE gene encoding UDP-glucose 4-epimerase GalE codes for the protein MTWLVTGGAGYIGSHVVRAVSDDGIPVVVIDDLSTGLERFVPPAIPLVRGSLLDGPLVVRTLEEHRVSGVIHIAGFKYAGVSVQRPLHTYEQNISAMVTLLKAMDTVGVDNVVFSSSAATYGTPDVDIVTEQTPTAPESPYGVSKLVGEWMIRDVARASGLHHTSLRYFNVVGSGSADLFDVSPHNLFPLVFDMLCRGETPRINGADYPTADGTCVRDYIHVSDLALAHVAAARRLAAGEPVEPVYNLGSGSGTSVREIMTTIRQVTGFDFEPVIGPRRAGDPARIVASGDLAARDLDWQMRHSLEEMVRSAWIARRHAGDAYPR